The genomic window GGCATTTTAATTGTTGCGATGATTTTTATTTTTATTAATTTAATTGTTGACCTTCTATATGCTGCAATTGATCCGCGAATTAAATATAACTAAAAGGAGGGGAGCGCATTGGCTGAGCTGGCACGAAACGAGGGAAATGTTGTACAACAAGAAGAAAAAGCAACATCGTTATGGAAAGAAGGATGGATTCGTTTTCGAAAAAATAAAATGGCACTCATCGGAAGTGGCATTGTGCTATTTTTCATTTTGCTTGCCATTTTCGCACCGTTTATTGCTCCGTACGATATGAACGACCAACAACTATCCATGCGTTTGCAAGCACCATCGAAAGATCATATATTTGGAACAGATGATTTTGGACGAGACATTTTTTCCCGTGTCGTTTATGGAGCACGCATTTCGTTATGGGTCGGATTTTTTTCTGTGTTAGGTTCGGTTGTCATCGGCTCTTTGCTTGGGATTGTCGCAGGATACTATGGACGATGGATTGATGCGGTGATTTCACGCATATTTGACATTATGCTCGCATTTCCGAGCATTTTATTAGCGATTGGCATTGTAGCGGTTTTAGGACCGTCGTTGAAAAATGCGCTCATTGCGATCGCGGTCATTAACATTCCGAACTTCGGGCGTCTCATTCGTTCGCGTGTATTAAGCATTAAACAGGAAGAGTATATTACAGCGGCGAAAGCAATTGGCATGAGTGATGCGCGCATTTTATTCCACCACATTTTGCCGAATAGTATGGCGCCTATTATTGTTCAAGGCACGCTTGCGATTGCAACGGCTATTATTGAAGCGGCAGCACTCGGATTTCTTGGGTTAGGAGCACAGCCACCAAACCCGGAATGGGGGAAAATGCTAGCGGATTCAAAAGCATATTTAACGCAAGCACCATGGACGATGATTTTTCCGGGATTGGCAATCATGTTAACAGTATTAGGATTTAACTTAATGGGGGATGGATTGCGCGATGCGCTTGATCCGCGTATGAAAAGCTAAAAGATGTCCCGTTGGTATGTCGGGACATCTTTTATTCTTGCTCTGGGGTAGGGACGACGTGCTCTTCTTTATGGTAATGATGGAAGCTTTCGATCAGCGTGTCTAAATGTTCAAGTTGATGGCTATACTCAATAATCGCTCCGATAAGTGGGAACAGTTGATAATTTTCTTGCTTAATGCTTTGTTGAGCATAATGGTTTAAAAACGAGTGGATTAATCCTTTTTTTCCAGAGCACGCTTCTGTAACGAATTGTGATTGTGGATCAGACTTTACCTTCCCAATGAACTTTAGCAATATTTGATCGTGATAATTTAACAAACAGTCGAGTTCGTTTTTTATGGCGTCTTGAAGTTCAGCAGATGTATGTGCTAGCTCGTTTTCTAAACGATGCAACAATTTTAACGTTTCTAGCGCCCGATTTGTTGCGACAATCATTTGGCGATATAACACAAGTTTACGTGATTTGCTATATTTATGCTTGCGAAAATATGTCCGTTCTTCTTTGTAAAGCAAATAAAGTTGGTCTAGTTTCATCATGTTTTCTTTAAATTTTTCGATGTCTTCTTTTAATAAATGATGTTCAGATGCATGTCGTACATTCATGCGAATCCATTTCAAAATATGTTCGGTATATTCCACAATTTTCGTGTATAGCTTCTTTTCATACTTTGGCGGAAGAAATACTAAATTAACGATAAATGCTGCAAACACGCCTAACATAATTGTTGAAAAGCGAATAAGCGCAAATTCAATAAAGTGTTCTTCGGTATATTCCATAATTGCAATAACTGTCACAAGCGCAACAGAAATAGAAGATTCTAAACGAAGACGAAGAAATAACGCAATGACTAAAATAGCGGTTAGTCCAATAATAAATGGATCGTGTCCGAAAACAAGCGTAAAAACGATCGCGAAAACCGCACCAATGACATTTGCTTGCACTTGTTCAATTAAAGATAAATATGAACGGTAAATCGTTGGCTGCATCGCAAATACAGCTGAAATACCAGCAAACACAGGAGAAGGCAACTGCAACAGTTTCGCTAAAACTAATGCAAATGTAATCGCAATCCCGGTTTTAAAGACGCGGGCTCCAAGTCTCATCGTCGCTCAAATTCCTTTCTTTTTCATCATCTTGTTAGAACAACAAACAAATATACATGTTTTTCATCAGTATATCAAGATAAAAGGAAAAAAATTAAAAGAACTGCCCCATTTTTTTGAGGCAGTTCTTTTTACGTTTATTCCGTCGATACGGATGGATCGGCTTGTTCTTTTTTCGGAATGACTTGGAAAAAGTGTTGCTCTGGTTGTTGCAACAACGGTTGAAGTGTTGCTGCTTCTTCATGCTGTTCATGTTCGATAAGTAAATCAATATATGTGCCAAGTAGTTCTTTGACGTCTGCTTTTCCTTTTTCGTTTAGTGGCTGAATCGAGACGTTTGCGCCTTTGGCGATTCGGCGTTCAAGGGCTGCTTTCGTTAAGCCCATTTCTGGTTGGTGACGTAAATAAACGACACCGCCTGTCATCCCTGCACAAATCCATGGACCTGGGTCGCCGAGAACGAGTCCGCGTCCGTTTGTCATATATTCAAAGGCAAATCCTTTAATGTTTGCGTGAACACCGATATTGCCGTGTTCAACTTCAGGGATTGGTTTTGTCACTTGACCACCGATAATCATATCCGCTCCTGATAAGCGAATGCCTGCGCGTGCGTCAGCGTTTCCTTGCACAATGAGCAATCCTTTTTGCGCTCCGTAGCCAAATCCTTTTCCGACTGAGCCGTTGTAAAACTTTCCGTCTTTTCCTTTCGCCTTAAAGACGAAAATGCCGCCGCCAAGCGATGTTTTTCCGGTTCCGTCTTGCGTTCCACCGTCAACGTGAATATGAATGCCAGTAACGTTATATGCACCGAGTCCATTGCCGGGTACAGATCCATCTTTATAACGAAGAGATATGTTTGGCAGCTTTTTATAAGATCCGTCTAATCGACCACGCACACGATGGCATGCGACGCGGCTGCCGAGCACGCGTTGTTCAGCTGTGACAGTTGAAAATTCGCGTGAACGATGTAAGTCTTCAACATGATAATCTAAATATTCAGCCCCAGCTGCAACGGCCAGTTTTCCTTCTTCTGATGTCGCCGCGACTTCTTTTTGATACCATTGACCGATTTCTAATGGTTTTAATAACGTCGCTAAATTCATTCGATCGCGTCCGCGCGTTTGTTCAAGCAAGTCAGAGCGACCGACAAGCTGTTGTAAGTTCGTATAGCCGAGCGAGGCGGTGAGCGCTTTTAGTTCTTCACCAAATGCTGTAAAGAAGCGAACTAAGTTTTGTACCGCTTGCTCGAATTGTCTCGGAACGAAACGGCGTAAACCATGTTCTTTCGCTTGTGCTTCCGATTCAATTTGCGTGGCGATTCCGACATGGCATGTATCTAAATGACAACCGCGACATGTTGTACATCCGATCGCAATCATCGCTAATGTACCGAAGCCAACGCGGTTGGCGCCGAGAAGCATCACTTTGATCACGTCCATCGCGCTTTTGATGCCGCCATCTGCCCAAATTTCAACTTGGTGGCGCAATCCAGCTTCTAAGAGCGCGTTGTGCGCTGCTTTGACGCCAATTTCTACAGGTAAGCCAACGTGTTGAATGGCATGAATGCGCGCTGCTCCCGTTCCACCGTCGAAGCCACTTAGCGTAATAATGTCCGCACCAGCTTTTGCGATGCCGACAGCAATCGTTCCAATATTAGGGACGACTGGCACTTTGACAGCGACTTTCGCTTGGTCGTTTGCTGTTTTTAATTCAGCAATCATTTGTGCTAAGTCTTCAATGGAGTAAATGTCATGGTTGTTTGACGGTGAAATTAAATCAGAGCCGATCGTTGCGTTCCGAGCTTCAGCGATTTTAGCTGTCACTTTCGATCCTGGCAAATGACCACCTTCACCTGGTTTTGCTCCTTGCCCGATTTTAATTTCTAGTAAATTAGATGAGTTAAGCAGTTCAGCATTGACGCCAAATCGTCCAGAAGCGACTTGTTGTCCGCGCGTGCGCGGATATTTGCCGAGCATATCTTTAATTTCGCCACCCTCACCGTTTAAGCTAATCATGTTAAGACGGTTCGCTGCCTCTGCATAAGCGCGGAACGCAATTTCGTTTTGCGAACCAAATGACATCGAAGCGATAACAAAAGGCAAGCTATGTTCGCCGACAGAAATGTCCACGTGTTCTTTTTTAGCTGGCACGTCGGCCTGTTTTAAATCTGTTAAATGACGAATAGCTGTTGGCGTTTCTGTTTCGATTTCCGTCAATTTTTCGCGATATTGATCGTATGAGCCTGTTTGTGCTACCTCGCCAATCGCTTTCCAAATGCGTGGAAAGACGTGAAATGTTTTGCGCAACTTTGCTTGTTCTGTTTCAAAATCGTTTGCGCGTGCGATAGCGTCTTGTTTTAATGCTTCAAAATTTTGGGCAAGCGAATCAGAACCAAAAAAGTTAACAATATTTAATACAGCTGCGACTTCTTCATGCAAGCCGATCGATGAAAAGAGACGGCTATATCCGCGTAATTCGTGAATACCGATCGTTGAAATGACTTTTTCAAGCCCTTTATTTAACGCTTGGAACAAATGGATCGCTGGTCGAGTGGACGAATCAGCAACTGTCGCAAACATTAAATATGGGCTAATGACGTTTGCGCCAAGTCCGTATGCAACGATGAAATCATGCAATGAACGAATCGCTCCAGAACGAAGAAGAAGCGAACAGTTTCTCCGCAATTGCGCTTTTGTTAACGCTTGATCGATCGCCGATATAACAAGAAGTGGATCGATCCATAAATGACCATTTTGATGCGCTTTTGCATCGTCAATGACAAGCAACGTTTTTCCGTTTGCCGCAGCTGCGCATGCTTCTTCGCTTAAACGGGCAAGTGCCGTTGGAATCGTTTCGTGTTCAAAAAATGTGGCTGATATAAAGTATGTCAATTGTTTTTCTTCAAATGTATGAACGAGTTGATCGTACGATGGTTGCTGCAACATTTCTGCACATTCATTTCCGAGCTTTCCTTCGATTAAAATAGGTGAAAGAAGCTCGACTGTGTAAGGACGTTCCTCGTTTGAGACGATACTTGGTCGTTTTCCGACGACAACGCGTGTAGAAAAATGTTCTGTTTCACGGTCGCGGTCAATGGCAGGGTTTGTCACAACAGCTACACTTTCTTTTATAAAATCAGCAATATTTTTTCGTTCAGGATCGATTGCTGCAAGCGGAGCATCGTGACCGAGCGAGCGAATAGGCTCTGCGCCTTTTTCTGCCATTTGTTCGAGCAATTGAATATGTTCACGATCCCAACCGAATGCTGCATATTGTCCGTTATGCACTTTTGTTGGTTGGGCCATAAGCACATACGTTTTGAACGTTGGCGTTTGGAGACGTTGGCGCATATTTTCGATATTTAAACGATTTCGAATGCGATTGTATACTTCTTGTTGATAATCTGCGTATTCATACATACGAATTGTTCCATCCGCTTGCCATTTTAAGCCGATTTTTTCTCCCGGCGCGAGCGGTTTTGGTTCTCCCGTATATTCGCATACAGGAATAATGCCTGGCTCAGATGCAAATACGTAACGGTGTTCTGTTTCAATTTTCCAAAGTGGTCGCAATCCGAGCGCATCGACGCTAAATACTGCTTCGTCTGCATGGCGAGAAATGATGCCTGCAGGGCCTTGGGCGAAATGTCCCCAAGCTTCGCGAATGTAAGTATATAAATCTTGTAAATGTGCTGGATAGTTTTTTATTTCATTTACAATTGGCGGAAATAAAAAGTCCATCGCTTCAAATAACGTATAGCCATCACGATAAATCAGTGTTTCCATCGTTCGGCTCAAGTCTTGCGAATCGCTTCCGCCGTTTGTCAATGGAACACCGATCATTGTTGCCTCTTCACGTAGTTTAGCAATCGTGTTAATTTCGCCGTTATGACCTAAGACGCTAAACGGTTGTACACGGAAAAAGTTGGATAGTGTATTTGTTGAATAGCGATTATGGCCAAGCGTCATTGTAGATGCCACAAGTGGACTCGCTAAGTCGTGATAATATTTTGGTAAAATATCTCCAGCTCCCATCACTTTGTAAATGGCATGATGGTTACTAAGAGAGGCGACATGAATATGTTCATCTTTTTCTATTTCAATCGTTAATTCAAATAACGTTTTAGATAACGTTTCATTTTTGTTTG from Anoxybacillus gonensis includes these protein-coding regions:
- the nikC gene encoding nickel transporter permease encodes the protein MAELARNEGNVVQQEEKATSLWKEGWIRFRKNKMALIGSGIVLFFILLAIFAPFIAPYDMNDQQLSMRLQAPSKDHIFGTDDFGRDIFSRVVYGARISLWVGFFSVLGSVVIGSLLGIVAGYYGRWIDAVISRIFDIMLAFPSILLAIGIVAVLGPSLKNALIAIAVINIPNFGRLIRSRVLSIKQEEYITAAKAIGMSDARILFHHILPNSMAPIIVQGTLAIATAIIEAAALGFLGLGAQPPNPEWGKMLADSKAYLTQAPWTMIFPGLAIMLTVLGFNLMGDGLRDALDPRMKS
- a CDS encoding FUSC family protein — protein: MRLGARVFKTGIAITFALVLAKLLQLPSPVFAGISAVFAMQPTIYRSYLSLIEQVQANVIGAVFAIVFTLVFGHDPFIIGLTAILVIALFLRLRLESSISVALVTVIAIMEYTEEHFIEFALIRFSTIMLGVFAAFIVNLVFLPPKYEKKLYTKIVEYTEHILKWIRMNVRHASEHHLLKEDIEKFKENMMKLDQLYLLYKEERTYFRKHKYSKSRKLVLYRQMIVATNRALETLKLLHRLENELAHTSAELQDAIKNELDCLLNYHDQILLKFIGKVKSDPQSQFVTEACSGKKGLIHSFLNHYAQQSIKQENYQLFPLIGAIIEYSHQLEHLDTLIESFHHYHKEEHVVPTPEQE
- a CDS encoding glutamate synthase-related protein; translation: MKQRWNPTSFQHFYEHEHDACGIVAAVEKRRIPTKENITTCINALVTMNHRAGFINGEGDGVGIHIDIPKALWKEKFAAAHLDPQFVDRDDFIVGHIFITRTTNVEEKKARMRQLFDQFHLNLIFESDRVTSSSALGPIALREEPVFWQVALLPNKNETLSKTLFELTIEIEKDEHIHVASLSNHHAIYKVMGAGDILPKYYHDLASPLVASTMTLGHNRYSTNTLSNFFRVQPFSVLGHNGEINTIAKLREEATMIGVPLTNGGSDSQDLSRTMETLIYRDGYTLFEAMDFLFPPIVNEIKNYPAHLQDLYTYIREAWGHFAQGPAGIISRHADEAVFSVDALGLRPLWKIETEHRYVFASEPGIIPVCEYTGEPKPLAPGEKIGLKWQADGTIRMYEYADYQQEVYNRIRNRLNIENMRQRLQTPTFKTYVLMAQPTKVHNGQYAAFGWDREHIQLLEQMAEKGAEPIRSLGHDAPLAAIDPERKNIADFIKESVAVVTNPAIDRDRETEHFSTRVVVGKRPSIVSNEERPYTVELLSPILIEGKLGNECAEMLQQPSYDQLVHTFEEKQLTYFISATFFEHETIPTALARLSEEACAAAANGKTLLVIDDAKAHQNGHLWIDPLLVISAIDQALTKAQLRRNCSLLLRSGAIRSLHDFIVAYGLGANVISPYLMFATVADSSTRPAIHLFQALNKGLEKVISTIGIHELRGYSRLFSSIGLHEEVAAVLNIVNFFGSDSLAQNFEALKQDAIARANDFETEQAKLRKTFHVFPRIWKAIGEVAQTGSYDQYREKLTEIETETPTAIRHLTDLKQADVPAKKEHVDISVGEHSLPFVIASMSFGSQNEIAFRAYAEAANRLNMISLNGEGGEIKDMLGKYPRTRGQQVASGRFGVNAELLNSSNLLEIKIGQGAKPGEGGHLPGSKVTAKIAEARNATIGSDLISPSNNHDIYSIEDLAQMIAELKTANDQAKVAVKVPVVPNIGTIAVGIAKAGADIITLSGFDGGTGAARIHAIQHVGLPVEIGVKAAHNALLEAGLRHQVEIWADGGIKSAMDVIKVMLLGANRVGFGTLAMIAIGCTTCRGCHLDTCHVGIATQIESEAQAKEHGLRRFVPRQFEQAVQNLVRFFTAFGEELKALTASLGYTNLQQLVGRSDLLEQTRGRDRMNLATLLKPLEIGQWYQKEVAATSEEGKLAVAAGAEYLDYHVEDLHRSREFSTVTAEQRVLGSRVACHRVRGRLDGSYKKLPNISLRYKDGSVPGNGLGAYNVTGIHIHVDGGTQDGTGKTSLGGGIFVFKAKGKDGKFYNGSVGKGFGYGAQKGLLIVQGNADARAGIRLSGADMIIGGQVTKPIPEVEHGNIGVHANIKGFAFEYMTNGRGLVLGDPGPWICAGMTGGVVYLRHQPEMGLTKAALERRIAKGANVSIQPLNEKGKADVKELLGTYIDLLIEHEQHEEAATLQPLLQQPEQHFFQVIPKKEQADPSVSTE